One stretch of Planctomycetota bacterium DNA includes these proteins:
- a CDS encoding ATP-binding cassette domain-containing protein: MTADANRKSSDRLLEVRDLKTHFPVRRGLLRRTVGHVRAVDGVSFAIRSARTLGLVGESGCGKTTTGRTILRLIPATSGSVTFEGRNVFDLAPEKLRRLRRHMQIIFQDPYGSLNPRMTVGAIVGESLTVHGIARGRERDQRVARLLERVGLDPALVNRYPHEFSGGQRQRIGIARALALEPKFIVCDEPVSALDVSIQAQILNLLGRLREELGLAYLFIAHDLAVVSHISDDVAVMYLGRIVEQSPSRALYKKPLHPYTKCLMSAIPKGHPDAPGERIVPRGEVPSAMNPPTGCTFHPRCPSAFDRCPVEVPALAPIADDPEHLVSCHLHH, encoded by the coding sequence ATGACGGCCGACGCCAACCGCAAATCGAGCGACCGTCTCCTGGAGGTCCGCGACCTGAAGACGCATTTTCCCGTCCGCCGCGGCCTCTTGCGCCGGACGGTCGGCCACGTCCGCGCCGTGGACGGGGTTTCCTTCGCCATCCGCAGCGCCAGGACGCTCGGCCTCGTGGGCGAATCGGGCTGCGGCAAAACCACCACCGGCCGGACCATCCTCCGCCTGATTCCGGCGACCTCGGGCAGCGTCACCTTCGAGGGCCGCAACGTTTTCGACCTCGCGCCCGAGAAACTCCGCCGACTCCGACGCCACATGCAGATCATCTTCCAGGACCCGTACGGCAGCCTGAACCCGCGGATGACCGTTGGTGCAATCGTCGGCGAATCGCTTACGGTGCACGGGATCGCCCGCGGCCGCGAACGCGACCAGCGCGTCGCCCGCCTCCTGGAGCGCGTCGGTCTGGACCCGGCCTTGGTCAATCGGTACCCGCACGAGTTTTCGGGAGGCCAGCGCCAGCGGATCGGCATCGCGCGGGCCCTCGCGCTCGAGCCCAAGTTCATCGTCTGCGACGAGCCCGTCAGCGCCCTGGACGTCTCGATCCAGGCGCAGATTCTGAACCTTCTCGGTCGGCTTCGGGAGGAACTCGGGCTGGCGTACCTCTTCATCGCCCACGACTTGGCGGTCGTCAGCCACATCTCCGACGACGTGGCCGTCATGTATCTCGGGCGAATCGTCGAGCAGTCGCCCAGCCGGGCCCTCTACAAAAAGCCGCTCCATCCGTACACGAAATGCCTGATGTCGGCGATTCCGAAGGGCCATCCGGACGCGCCGGGCGAACGCATCGTGCCGCGCGGCGAGGTGCCGAGCGCCATGAATCCGCCCACCGGCTGCACGTTCCATCCGCGATGCCCCTCGGCTTTTGACCGGTGTCCGGTCGAGGTCCCCGCGCTGGCTCCCATAGCCGACGACCCGGAGCACCTCGTCAGTTGCCACTTGCATCATTGA
- a CDS encoding ABC transporter ATP-binding protein, producing MTEADNILLRVSGLTTRFFTDEGVAYAVEEVSFDVPRGGTLALVGESGCGKTVTALSILRLIPDPPGRIVAGSVRLDSKELLTLSEEDMRAVRGNRIAMIFQEPMTSLNPVFTIGDQIAEAVVLHEKAGRAEAMRKAVAMLRKVGIPDPEQRVSEYPHQMSGGMRQRVMIAMALVCGPELLIADEPTTALDVTIQAQILDLLGDLRGASGMSMLMITHDLGIVAETADSVAVMYAGRIVEQADVRELFAAPLHPYTVGLFRSRPSLEMTGQPLAVIPGTVPSPLAVPPGCPFHPRCPLADDARCPNERPPLQSKKPGHRTACWHSDRLAEMRTRGEAIYRS from the coding sequence GTGACCGAAGCCGACAACATTCTCCTCCGCGTCTCCGGCCTTACGACGCGATTCTTTACCGACGAAGGCGTCGCCTACGCCGTCGAGGAGGTTTCCTTCGACGTTCCGCGCGGCGGGACGCTCGCGCTCGTCGGCGAGTCCGGTTGCGGAAAGACCGTCACGGCCCTCTCGATCCTGCGCCTCATCCCCGACCCGCCCGGTCGGATCGTGGCCGGCAGCGTCCGCCTCGACTCCAAGGAACTCCTGACGCTTTCCGAGGAGGACATGCGTGCGGTGCGCGGCAACCGCATCGCCATGATCTTCCAGGAACCCATGACCAGCCTCAACCCGGTCTTCACCATCGGCGACCAGATTGCCGAGGCCGTCGTGCTCCACGAAAAGGCCGGCCGTGCCGAGGCCATGCGCAAGGCCGTCGCCATGCTCCGCAAGGTCGGCATCCCGGATCCCGAGCAGCGCGTCTCGGAGTACCCGCACCAGATGTCGGGCGGGATGCGGCAGCGGGTGATGATCGCGATGGCGCTGGTGTGCGGCCCGGAACTCCTCATTGCCGACGAGCCGACCACCGCCCTCGACGTCACCATTCAGGCCCAGATTCTGGACCTCCTCGGCGACCTGCGCGGCGCGAGCGGCATGAGCATGCTTATGATCACGCACGACCTGGGCATCGTCGCCGAGACGGCCGACTCCGTCGCCGTCATGTATGCCGGCCGAATCGTCGAGCAGGCCGACGTGCGGGAACTCTTCGCCGCGCCGCTCCATCCCTACACGGTCGGCCTGTTTCGCAGCCGGCCCAGTCTGGAGATGACCGGCCAGCCGCTCGCCGTCATTCCCGGCACGGTGCCGAGCCCGCTCGCCGTTCCGCCGGGGTGCCCGTTCCACCCGCGGTGCCCGCTCGCCGACGACGCGAGGTGTCCGAACGAGCGCCCGCCGCTCCAGTCCAAGAAGCCGGGCCATCGGACGGCCTGCTGGCACAGCGACCGCCTGGCCGAGATGCGAACCCGAGGGGAGGCGATCTACCGATCATGA
- a CDS encoding ABC transporter permease — translation MPTTEAAPLARSRSYGAIVWRQLRKRPAAMVSLGVIVLLAFLAVIAPFLAGEVPIRWVEKGQVSWPIFRYLSNGEYAAMLGFALVLLAPLTVRLLRRGAHRAGTGGWRWVFLAHLAIWLAVAVSLVAWREPERRYGFYLERAGEAESAWFPLIATPRHPGYESVAHRDEAPSWRHPLGTDRLGQDIVLRILYGARTAMTIGFVAVGIGASIGIALGSVSGYFGRWVDLVLMRVAEVFMFIPQIVLIIIILAVTPSWVPPLWAVVFVIGVTGWTGYYRYMRAELLRIRSEDYITAARALGIPTWRLLLMHAVPNGMAPILVGATFGIAGAVFLEASLAFLGLVQTPSWGELLNDGRQHLEYWWGWASAGGAIFLTVFVYNLLGEAIRDAIDPRLKI, via the coding sequence TTGCCGACAACCGAAGCCGCCCCCCTGGCGAGGTCCCGCTCGTACGGCGCGATCGTGTGGCGCCAGTTGCGCAAACGCCCCGCCGCGATGGTCAGCCTGGGCGTTATCGTGCTGTTGGCCTTCCTGGCCGTCATCGCCCCGTTCCTGGCGGGGGAAGTGCCCATCCGCTGGGTCGAGAAGGGGCAGGTCTCCTGGCCGATCTTCCGCTACCTCTCGAACGGCGAGTATGCGGCGATGCTCGGTTTCGCCCTCGTGCTCCTCGCGCCGCTCACGGTTCGCCTGCTCCGCCGCGGGGCGCATCGCGCCGGCACAGGCGGCTGGCGGTGGGTCTTCCTCGCCCACCTCGCGATTTGGCTGGCCGTTGCCGTCTCGCTCGTCGCCTGGCGAGAGCCCGAGAGGCGCTACGGTTTCTACCTCGAGCGGGCCGGCGAGGCCGAGTCGGCCTGGTTCCCCCTCATTGCCACCCCGCGCCATCCTGGGTACGAGTCGGTCGCTCACCGCGACGAGGCGCCCTCCTGGCGGCATCCGCTGGGCACGGACCGCCTGGGGCAGGATATCGTCCTGCGAATCCTGTACGGGGCGCGCACGGCCATGACGATCGGCTTCGTGGCCGTGGGCATCGGCGCAAGCATCGGCATTGCGCTGGGTTCCGTCAGCGGATACTTCGGCCGGTGGGTGGACCTGGTGCTGATGCGAGTGGCCGAGGTTTTCATGTTCATTCCGCAGATTGTCCTCATTATCATCATTCTGGCGGTCACGCCCTCGTGGGTCCCGCCGCTGTGGGCCGTGGTCTTTGTCATCGGCGTCACGGGGTGGACGGGGTACTATCGGTACATGCGAGCGGAACTCCTGCGCATCCGCAGCGAGGACTACATCACGGCTGCCCGCGCGCTCGGCATCCCCACGTGGCGGCTCCTCCTCATGCACGCCGTCCCGAACGGCATGGCGCCGATCCTGGTCGGAGCCACCTTCGGCATCGCCGGCGCTGTGTTCCTGGAGGCGTCGTTGGCGTTCCTGGGTCTCGTCCAGACCCCCAGTTGGGGCGAACTCCTGAACGACGGGCGCCAGCACCTCGAATACTGGTGGGGCTGGGCGTCAGCCGGCGGGGCTATTTTCCTCACGGTTTTCGTGTACAATCTCCTGGGCGAGGCCATCCGTGACGCCATCGACCCGCGATTGAAGATTTAG
- a CDS encoding ABC transporter permease, with product MKAYVLKRLLLMIPTLLGITFLAYAIVRLAPGDPIAAMIRAQSGNIDPRVMHADAERIRERLGLKDYDYFGDGRIDRLDKVIGVFHGYARWFGHLVTGDFGESIKFRTSGGSRNPVLLFLERIPITLTLNIIAEILVFFIAIPVGLASARYQGRFFDRSSGALFLVLWSVPEALAGTLLLGVLARGGVGLGWFPVAWLHSPNADEMGWAAYMVDTLWHATLPVLCMVYGGLAYLAKLGRASLLENLRADYVRTARAKGLPEERVIYHHALRNSLLPMITALVLSIPGLIGGSVIVEYIFSIQGTGLLLVDAAKAYDLALIMAETLLYGVLTLVFLLVGDVLYAWADPRVRYE from the coding sequence GTGAAGGCGTATGTCCTCAAACGGCTGCTGCTGATGATCCCCACCCTGCTGGGGATCACGTTCCTCGCCTACGCCATTGTGCGCCTGGCGCCGGGGGATCCTATTGCCGCCATGATCCGCGCCCAGTCGGGCAACATCGACCCCCGGGTCATGCACGCCGACGCGGAACGCATCCGCGAGCGCCTCGGCCTGAAGGACTACGACTACTTCGGTGATGGGCGCATCGACCGCCTCGACAAGGTCATCGGCGTCTTCCACGGGTACGCCCGCTGGTTCGGCCACCTCGTCACGGGCGACTTCGGCGAGAGCATCAAGTTCCGCACGAGCGGCGGCAGCCGCAACCCCGTGCTCCTGTTTCTCGAGCGCATCCCGATTACGCTCACCCTGAACATCATCGCCGAAATCCTGGTCTTCTTCATCGCCATCCCGGTCGGGCTGGCGTCGGCGCGATACCAGGGGCGGTTCTTCGACCGTTCTTCCGGCGCCCTGTTCCTTGTCCTCTGGAGCGTTCCCGAGGCGCTGGCGGGCACGCTCCTCCTGGGTGTCCTGGCGAGGGGGGGCGTGGGGCTGGGTTGGTTCCCCGTGGCGTGGCTCCATTCGCCCAACGCCGACGAGATGGGCTGGGCCGCGTACATGGTTGACACGCTCTGGCACGCCACGTTGCCCGTGCTGTGCATGGTGTACGGCGGCCTGGCGTATCTGGCGAAACTGGGGCGGGCCAGCCTCCTGGAGAACCTGCGGGCCGACTACGTCCGCACCGCCCGCGCCAAGGGCCTGCCGGAGGAGCGGGTGATCTATCACCACGCCCTGCGTAACAGCCTGCTGCCGATGATCACCGCCCTGGTGCTCTCCATCCCGGGTCTTATCGGAGGCAGCGTCATCGTCGAGTACATCTTCAGCATCCAGGGGACGGGCCTTCTCCTGGTCGATGCGGCCAAGGCGTATGACCTGGCCCTCATCATGGCTGAGACCCTTCTTTACGGCGTGCTGACGCTGGTTTTCCTCCTGGTTGGAGACGTTCTGTACGCCTGGGCCGACCCGCGGGTGCGCTATGAGTAG
- a CDS encoding peptide-binding protein yields the protein MTQRQARRFGLWPAVALGVLAAIGAGCSKEQPLGNVLRGNLNAEPQTLNPLCSKDVYATIIHDYIFESLIERDLDTLEWKGLLAERWEVSPDGLTITFHLDPKARFSDGQSVTADDVVFTIQTIQNPEIDCSNLRSYYADCARCEKVDDRTVRFVWNKPYFKSLEVSGAFAPILPKHVYAFKTPQEFNDIVDRLAGTGRYRFVRWKTGQSIVLERNPNYWGGRPAIERIEYRFILEDQAAVQAFLAGELDDLPVIPEWWVKLGQRADAGKAFQMLRYAVPANGYMYIAWNNARPLFADPRVRRAMTCLIDRDGILQHIFSGIGRPVTGPFWNQAPQYDASIQPWPYDRPEAQRLLKEAGWEDRNGDGWLEDARGKRLQFELATTATNPVARDIVRLLEPEFRSAGIELVGRFTEWSVFVTKLDNRDYDAIMLGWTGTVEDDPYQIWHSSQIEGRGSNHVGFRNADADRLIEEARAELDPARRNALYHRFHRIVHEEQPYTFMRAGESLRVQSPRIQGVRIHKLGLDYREWWIQGFEPPGKERATP from the coding sequence ATGACACAGCGGCAAGCGAGGCGATTCGGGCTGTGGCCGGCCGTGGCGCTGGGCGTGCTGGCGGCCATCGGGGCGGGATGCTCCAAGGAGCAGCCCCTCGGCAACGTCCTGCGGGGCAACCTGAACGCCGAGCCGCAAACCCTGAACCCGCTGTGCTCCAAGGACGTCTACGCCACCATCATTCACGACTACATCTTCGAGAGCCTGATCGAGCGCGACCTCGATACGCTCGAGTGGAAAGGCCTTCTGGCCGAGCGATGGGAAGTCTCGCCCGACGGCTTGACGATCACGTTCCATCTCGACCCGAAAGCCAGGTTCTCCGACGGCCAGTCCGTCACGGCCGACGACGTCGTCTTCACCATCCAGACCATCCAGAACCCCGAGATCGATTGCTCGAACCTGCGGTCGTACTATGCTGACTGCGCGCGGTGCGAGAAGGTCGACGACCGGACCGTGCGGTTCGTCTGGAACAAGCCGTACTTCAAGAGCCTGGAGGTGAGCGGGGCGTTCGCGCCCATCCTGCCGAAGCACGTGTACGCCTTCAAGACGCCCCAGGAGTTCAACGACATCGTGGACCGGCTGGCGGGCACCGGCCGATACAGGTTCGTGCGGTGGAAAACGGGGCAGAGCATCGTCCTGGAGCGCAACCCCAACTACTGGGGCGGCCGGCCCGCCATCGAGCGCATCGAGTACCGGTTCATCCTGGAAGACCAGGCGGCCGTCCAGGCGTTCCTGGCGGGGGAACTCGACGATCTGCCCGTCATCCCCGAGTGGTGGGTGAAACTCGGGCAGCGGGCCGACGCCGGCAAGGCCTTTCAGATGCTCCGCTACGCGGTTCCCGCGAACGGATACATGTACATTGCCTGGAACAACGCGCGTCCGCTGTTCGCCGACCCGCGCGTCCGCCGCGCCATGACCTGTCTCATCGACCGGGACGGCATCCTCCAGCACATCTTCTCCGGCATCGGGCGGCCCGTCACGGGGCCGTTCTGGAACCAGGCCCCGCAGTACGACGCCTCCATCCAGCCCTGGCCGTACGACCGGCCGGAGGCCCAGCGTCTCCTCAAGGAGGCCGGATGGGAGGACCGCAACGGCGACGGATGGCTCGAGGACGCCCGGGGCAAGCGCCTCCAGTTCGAACTCGCGACCACGGCCACCAACCCGGTGGCCCGCGACATTGTGCGCCTCCTGGAGCCCGAGTTCCGCAGCGCGGGCATCGAACTGGTGGGCCGGTTCACCGAGTGGTCGGTGTTCGTCACGAAACTCGACAACCGCGACTACGACGCCATCATGCTCGGCTGGACGGGCACCGTCGAGGACGACCCGTACCAGATCTGGCACTCCAGCCAGATCGAAGGGCGGGGCTCCAACCATGTGGGCTTCCGCAACGCCGACGCCGACCGCCTCATCGAGGAGGCCCGGGCCGAACTCGACCCGGCCCGACGCAACGCCCTCTACCACCGCTTCCATCGTATCGTCCACGAGGAGCAGCCGTACACGTTCATGCGGGCCGGCGAGAGCCTGCGCGTCCAGTCGCCGCGCATCCAGGGCGTCCGCATCCACAAACTCGGGCTGGATTACCGTGAATGGTGGATCCAGGGCTTTGAGCCCCCGGGCAAGGAGCGCGCAACGCCGTGA
- the dapF gene encoding diaminopimelate epimerase has protein sequence MRFAKLHGAGNDYIYVNGFEEQVPDPASLAARMSDRHFGVGADGLILVLPPRKDGDVRMRMFNADGSEAEMCGNGVRCLAKFAVERGLVKGVSPCAPGNSACTVRVETGAGLREVALHRDAGGRIARGSVGMGRPHLEAELIPVLLDGKRVVDAPLTVGGQTLWMTCVNLGNPHAVFYVDSVAEWPLEQLGPKIENHKLFPERVNVHVVEVISPAPSTGGRTGPEVRMRTWERGSGLTLACGTGASAVCVAGVLTGRSDRHILVHVPGGDLEVEWPEDSAPVTLTGPVEEVFTGEWPEA, from the coding sequence ATGCGTTTCGCCAAGTTGCACGGCGCCGGGAACGACTACATCTACGTCAACGGTTTCGAGGAGCAGGTCCCCGACCCGGCGTCGCTGGCCGCCAGGATGTCGGACCGGCACTTCGGCGTCGGGGCCGACGGCCTCATTCTCGTCCTTCCGCCCCGGAAGGACGGCGACGTCCGCATGCGCATGTTCAACGCCGACGGCTCCGAGGCCGAGATGTGCGGCAACGGCGTCCGATGCCTTGCCAAGTTCGCGGTCGAGCGCGGCTTGGTCAAGGGCGTCAGCCCGTGCGCGCCCGGCAACAGCGCGTGCACCGTGCGGGTCGAGACCGGGGCCGGCCTGCGCGAGGTCGCACTCCATCGCGACGCCGGCGGCCGCATCGCGCGCGGCAGCGTCGGCATGGGACGACCGCACCTGGAGGCCGAACTCATCCCGGTCCTCCTGGACGGCAAGCGGGTCGTCGACGCGCCGCTGACGGTGGGCGGCCAGACGCTCTGGATGACCTGCGTCAACCTGGGTAACCCCCACGCCGTTTTCTACGTGGACAGTGTCGCCGAGTGGCCGCTGGAGCAACTCGGTCCGAAGATCGAGAACCACAAACTGTTCCCCGAGCGGGTCAACGTTCACGTTGTCGAGGTCATCTCGCCGGCGCCCAGTACGGGCGGGCGTACTGGCCCGGAAGTGCGGATGCGGACGTGGGAGCGCGGCAGCGGCCTGACGCTGGCGTGCGGCACGGGGGCGTCGGCCGTCTGTGTCGCGGGGGTCCTCACGGGCCGCTCGGACCGGCACATCCTGGTGCACGTGCCCGGGGGGGACCTGGAGGTGGAGTGGCCCGAGGACTCCGCCCCCGTCACGCTCACGGGGCCGGTCGAGGAAGTGTTCACCGGCGAGTGGCCCGAGGCCTGA
- a CDS encoding site-2 protease family protein, which produces MDFNIIDILLRAPVIFFSLTIHEFMHAWTAWKCGDDTALRQGRVTLNPLAHLDPIGTVLLFFGPIGWAKPVPVQPYNFYRPRRDDILVSGAGVAMNLALGILLAVVVRALVWQNMLPESRLAGILWGMMGWGILLNLGLAMFNLLPLHPLDGSHVLSNLLPATASARFEESRNTTMIILGILLLLNWLVFPGFLYTPAVHLMVLLAGDTGTGHLLANMWLYTGK; this is translated from the coding sequence GTGGACTTCAACATCATCGATATCCTTTTGCGCGCCCCCGTCATCTTTTTCTCACTGACGATCCATGAGTTCATGCACGCCTGGACGGCGTGGAAATGCGGCGACGATACGGCCCTGCGACAGGGCCGGGTAACTCTGAATCCCCTCGCTCACTTGGACCCGATCGGGACCGTCTTGCTGTTCTTCGGACCCATCGGTTGGGCCAAGCCCGTGCCGGTTCAGCCTTATAACTTCTACCGGCCGCGGCGCGACGACATTCTGGTCAGCGGTGCCGGCGTAGCCATGAATCTGGCGTTGGGCATTCTGCTGGCCGTGGTGGTGCGTGCTCTTGTCTGGCAGAATATGCTCCCGGAAAGCCGCTTGGCAGGGATTCTCTGGGGAATGATGGGGTGGGGCATTCTTCTTAACCTGGGACTTGCGATGTTCAATCTTCTTCCGCTGCATCCTCTGGACGGATCGCACGTGCTGAGCAACCTGCTCCCCGCGACGGCTTCGGCGAGATTCGAAGAAAGCCGAAACACAACCATGATCATCCTCGGTATTCTCCTTCTCCTGAACTGGCTTGTTTTTCCAGGCTTTCTGTATACGCCCGCGGTGCACCTCATGGTGCTTCTGGCGGGCGACACAGGAACGGGCCATCTTCTTGCAAACATGTGGCTGTACACAGGGAAATAG